Sequence from the Corallococcus sp. EGB genome:
GAACACGGACTCAATCGATCCGCTGCCGGACCCGGAGGCCCAGGGCGGCAGCGTGGGCCGCGCGCCCCGCCGGCTCACCGTCGCGCAGCTCAAGGAGTCCATCCGCATCGCCGTGGGCATGGAGTGGGACGAGCTGGAGTCGCGCGCCCAGTCGCTGGGCCGCGCCGACTACGCGCTCATCACGTCGGAGAACACGGAGCCCAACCTCGTCTTCGCGCGCTTCCTGGACGACGGCGCGCGCAAGGTCTGCATCGCCCAGGCGCAGAAGGACATCGCGCAGGCGGACGTGAGCCTGCGCACGCTGGGGCGCACGCTGCCTTCGCCCATGAGCGACTTGACCAGGCTCACGGACTCGCAGGTGAACGAGACGCTCGTGTACCTGTCCACGCGGTTCTGGGGCGCGCCGCTCGCCGGTGAGGAGCTGGCCCGCTACGCCGCGTTCTTCCGCAAGGCCGCCGCCCGGGCCGAAACCCTCAAGAAGCGCGACCAGGCGCTGGCGGTGGTGTGCATCGCCATGCTGACGGACTCGCGCTTCATCACCTACTGACCTTCACGGTGCCCGCGATGAAGAAGACGCGCCAAGACGACCTCTGCTGCCCCGAGCGCCGCACCTTCCTCAAGGCCGGAGCCGGCTTCATGGGCTCCCTGCTCCTGGGAGGCATCCCCTTCAAGGCCGTGGCCCAGGCGACGAACCTGGCCCCTCCCGACCGCTGCTTCGTCTTCGTGTATTTCAACGGAGGGTGGGACCAGCTGCTCGCGTTCGACCCGCGTGACCCGGCGGTGTTCACCGCCGACCGCGTCAGCGAGACGCGCATCATGCCGGGCTACAACCTGCTCACGGACTCGCGCTTCCAGCAGACGCCCATCCTCCCCAAGACGCGCGCGGGCGCCGAGGCCCCGACGATGACCTTCGGGCCCGCGGTGGGCGCGCTGGCGGACCACTACGACCTGATGACGGTGGTGCGCGGCATCAACATGAGCACGCTCACCCACGAGGTGGGCTACCGCTACTTCCTCACCGGGAAGATGCCCATTGGCAGCGCGGCGCGCGGCTCCTCCACGGCCACGGAGATCGTGGGCCAGATGAAGCCCACGGTGCCCATCCCGTCCATCGCCCAGGGCGTGGAGTCCTACAACGACCGCTACGGCGGCTACGCCAACGCGCTGCGCGTGAGCGGCCTGGCGGACCTGGTGCTCACGCTGGATCCGCCCACCGCCGCGCGGCAGCTGGACAGCGAAATCGAGAAGAGCCTCATCGACCTCAACGGCATGCCCATCACCTGCGAGGAGCAGGCGCTCACCGCGCGGGGCGTGGGCACCGCCTATGAGAGCAGCCGCGGCCAGATGCAGTCGGTGATGGAGAACAAGCTGTCGGACTCGTTCCGCTTCCAGCTGGCGGCGAACCAGGCCGTGCGCGACTTCTACGGCCTCAACGGCCAGTCCTACCCGTACAACAGCGCCGCGGGCCGCGCGGCCATGGTGGCCACCGCCCTGAAGAAGGGCATCAGCCAGTGCGTGTCCATCAACATGGCCGGCGGCCTGGACACCCACTTCGGCACGCAGCAGACGCACGCGACCAACCAGCGGGCGGGGTTCGACGCGCTGAACCTGCTGGTGAATGATCTCCGCCAGACGGCGCACCCCGGCGGCGGCAACTTCATGGACCACACCACCATCCTGGTGTTCAGCGAGTTCGCCCGCACGCCCACCATCAACGCCACGGGCGGCCGCGACCACCACCTGTCCAACAGCTGCCTGCTGATGGGCGCGGGCATCAAGCACAACCTGGTGGTGGGCCGCAGCGGTGACATCGGCATGTCGCCGGGCACGGTGGACCTGCGCACGGGCGCCAATGATCCGAACGGCTCCAACATCTTCCCCGAGCACATCATCGCGACGGTGCTGGCCTCGGCGAAGCTGGACTACAGCATCACGCGGGTGGACCCGCTGCGGTTCATCCTTGCCTGAACCTTGATGAGCACCTCCCTCTCGCGTCTCCGGCCGCGCCACGGTTCCCCCACCGTGGCGCGTTTCCTCTCCCCCTCGCTCCTGCTGTTGTCCGCGGTGCTGTTCTCCGCGTGCGGCGAGGACGCACCGCCGGGCAGCGACCCGGCGAAGCCCGCGGCATTCACGGCCACGCAGGTCTCCACGGCGCAGTCCCTGGCCGCGGCGCCCGGCTTCGCGGACCAGTCCGGCGGCGGCATCTTCGCCACCGCGACCGGTGAGGCCGTGCGCCTGCGCCTGGACGGCACCAAGGCCGCGCTCGCCCCCCACCCGCAGAACAAGGCGCCGCTGGGCGCCGTTCGCGCCACCTTCCGCCTGGGGCCGCACAGCGCCCTGGTGGAGACGGACAGCGGCCTGTTCCTGGCGGACCAGGGCTGGCTCATCGAGCCGCTCTGGCAGGAGGTGCTGGGCACCGGCATCATCGCCACCGCGCAGACGGCGGACGGCGCCGCGTGGATTGCCCACCCCAAGGGGCTGTTCCAGATCCAGGGCGGCGCGCTCGCGTCGCTGAAGCTGTCCGGTCAGCCGCTCACCGGCATCACCGCCATGACGGCCGCGCCCGCGGAGGACGGCCTCGCGGGCCTGTGGTTCGCTCGCGAGGGCCGGCTCAACGTGGTGGTGGCCTCCGCGCCGGGCGTCTACCAGGTGCGCGGCTCGGATGCGCCGTTCGGCAGCGGTGAGACGGTGCGGGCGCTCGCGGGGCTGAGCGCGGGCACGGGCACGGCGGGCGAGGTCTGGGTGCTCACCAGCACGCGCCTGCTGCAAAGGAACAAGAACGGCTGGACCCCCGTGTCGCTGCCGGCGCTGCCCGAGCAGCTCCTGGGCTCGGGGCGCTACCTCTGGGCCCGCGCGGGCGACCGGCTCTTCACCTACGACGCGGACGCGAAGGTGTGGGGCTCCGCGCAGGGGCTGCCCTCCGGCGCGGTGACGCTGCTGGCCGCGGACGAGAGCGGCTGCGCGTGGGTGCGCGTGGGCGACCAGGCCCTGGCCATCAGCCAGACCCCCGCCCCGCGCGTGACGGGCATGCACCAGGGCATGGTGGTGGTGGAGGACGGGCTCGTGGTCCAGGCCCGCCTGCCGCCGGGCACCCCGCCCAAGAGCGTGGTCTTCCAGTTGGAGGGCCAGGAGATCACCGCGGCCGGGCCCGCGTTCAGCATGGGCGGCCTGGAGGCGGACGGCGAGACGCTCAAGGCGTTCTCCTTCTCCTCCCTGACGTCGGGCGGGCACGCGCTGAGCGTCGTGTCCCGCTTCGAGGACGGCACGGAGGCGCGCCGGCAGTTGCACTTCACCTACCAGCCGATCTCCACCGTCCCCAGCTGGGCGCGCGACATCCGGCCCATCCACGAGGCCCGCTGCGCCAAGTGCCACACCACCAGCCCCGGCCGGCCGCTGAACACCTATGAGTTGTGGAAGTCCAACGCCCAGCTCATCAACGCGGCGGTGCGCGACCTGCGCATGCCCGCGGACGGGCCGTTGGACCAGCAGGGCATCGCCCTCATCCAGCGGTGGGTGTCCTCCGGCGCGCTGCCCTGACATCCCTTCTCCACGATGGCTTCCCCTTCCGTGCACGCGCCCTTCCGAGACAGCTCCATGAAACGCCTTCTCCGCGCGGCCCCCCTCGCCGCGCTGTTGTCCCTGGCCTGTGACGGTGAGCTCAAGCCCGCCGAGCAGCTTCCCTACGTGGGCCCCTGCGAGGGCCTCGCCCCGCTGACGCTGTCGGCGGAGCCCACCACGGTGCGCGCCAGGGACGTGGCCACGCTCACGGCCCGCGGCGGCAGCGGCCACTACTCCTACCGCGTGGAGGCGGGCGGCTCCTCCGGCGACGTGCGCGGCAACCGCTTCGTCGCGGGCTCCACGCCCGCGGAGGACACGCTGACGGTGGTGGACGAGCAGTGCGGCGGCTCCACCAGCGTGCGGGTGAAGGTGATTGCCGGCTTCGGCGTGGCGCCCGCGCGCGCGATGCTCAGGCCGGGCACGTCCTTTCAAATCCGCATCGACGGACTGGTGGGCACGGCGACCTTCGCGCTCACCACCAATGGCTCCGGCGCCACGCTCAGCGACACGGGCCTCTACACGGCGGGGCAGGTGGAGGCGCCGGACGTCATCACCGTGCGCGACACGAAGTCCGGTGACACGGCGGTGCTCCAGTACACGGTGACCAAGGCCGCGAAGCTGGTGGGGGACCCGCAGTACCTGGGCGTGCCGTCGGGCTCCTCCGCGCCGCTGAGCGCGGCGGGCGGCTCGGATACCGTGACGTGGACGAAGAAGTCCGGCCCCGGCTCCGTGGTGAACGGCCGCATCGTGCTGGAGGCGGGCGCGACGGGCACGGTCGTGCTGGAGGCGAAGGACGCCTTCACGGGAGATACCGCCCCGGTGATGGTGCGCGTGCTGGACGAGCTGACGCGGCCCCTCCTGCCGCACGGCAAGCTGTCGGACGCGGCCACGCTGGTGACGGCGGACTTCGACGGCGACGGCATCCAGGACCTGGCGGTGGGCCAGCGCGAGAGCGAGCTGTCGCGCCCCACGGGCGGCGCGGTGTTCATCTACAAGGGCACCGCGTCCGGCCTGCCCACGAAGCCCACCTGGGTGCTGACGGGCGAGACGGAGGGCGCGCTCTTCGGCGACATGCTGGCCGCGGGCGACCTGGACGGCGATGGCATCGCGGACCTGGCGGTGTCCTCGCCGGCCGCGGACGTCACCATCGGTGACTCGGGCGCGGTGTACCTCTACACGTTCAAGGCGGGGCAGGGGCCCACGCTGCTCCGGGGCGCGCTCACCGGCCTGGGCCGCGGCGGGTTCGGCACGGGCATGGCCATCGCGGACGCGGATGGCGATGGCGACATGGACCTGTTCGTGGGCTCGCCCGGCGCGGACCTGTCCACCCTCCCCGGCATCAGCCGTCGCGGCGTCATCGACATCTTCCTCCTCACCAAGGGACAGCCCGTCCCGGACCTGCCGGCGGTGCGCCTGGGCGGCCAGGACCTGAAGTTCACGGGCGAGTTCGACCTGAAGAGCACCACGGAGC
This genomic interval carries:
- a CDS encoding DUF1501 domain-containing protein — protein: MKKTRQDDLCCPERRTFLKAGAGFMGSLLLGGIPFKAVAQATNLAPPDRCFVFVYFNGGWDQLLAFDPRDPAVFTADRVSETRIMPGYNLLTDSRFQQTPILPKTRAGAEAPTMTFGPAVGALADHYDLMTVVRGINMSTLTHEVGYRYFLTGKMPIGSAARGSSTATEIVGQMKPTVPIPSIAQGVESYNDRYGGYANALRVSGLADLVLTLDPPTAARQLDSEIEKSLIDLNGMPITCEEQALTARGVGTAYESSRGQMQSVMENKLSDSFRFQLAANQAVRDFYGLNGQSYPYNSAAGRAAMVATALKKGISQCVSINMAGGLDTHFGTQQTHATNQRAGFDALNLLVNDLRQTAHPGGGNFMDHTTILVFSEFARTPTINATGGRDHHLSNSCLLMGAGIKHNLVVGRSGDIGMSPGTVDLRTGANDPNGSNIFPEHIIATVLASAKLDYSITRVDPLRFILA